A stretch of the Desertifilum tharense IPPAS B-1220 genome encodes the following:
- the leuB gene encoding 3-isopropylmalate dehydrogenase encodes MTHNYRITLLPGDGIGPEIMTVAVEVLKAVGQQCNLQFDFQEALIGGAAIDATGSPLPEETLLKCRNSEAVLLAAIGGYKWDSLPRPQRPETGLLGLRAGLELFANLRPAKILPQLIDASSLKREVVEGVDIMVVRELTGGVYFGQPKGIFTTETGEKRGVNTMAYTESEIDRIGRVAFETAQKRQGRLCSVDKANVLEVSQLWRDRISALASEYPDIELSHLYVDNAAMQLVRAPKQFDTIVTGNLFGDILSDAAAMLTGSIGMLPSASLGASGPGVFEPVHGSAPDIAGQDKANPLAQVLSAAMMLRYGLNEPEAADKIEQAVLQVLDSGYRTGDIMSEGMKPVGCQAMGEALLQAL; translated from the coding sequence ATGACTCATAACTACCGCATTACCTTGCTTCCTGGTGATGGGATTGGCCCTGAAATTATGACCGTTGCGGTGGAGGTTCTCAAAGCCGTTGGTCAGCAGTGCAATCTTCAGTTTGATTTTCAAGAAGCCTTGATTGGTGGGGCGGCGATTGATGCCACGGGCAGCCCCCTACCGGAGGAAACGCTTTTAAAATGCCGCAATAGCGAGGCGGTGCTTTTGGCGGCGATTGGCGGCTATAAATGGGATAGTCTGCCCCGCCCGCAACGCCCGGAAACTGGACTGTTAGGGCTGCGGGCAGGTTTGGAACTGTTTGCTAACCTGCGCCCTGCCAAAATTTTACCCCAACTGATTGATGCTTCTAGCTTGAAGCGCGAGGTGGTGGAAGGGGTCGATATTATGGTGGTGCGCGAACTCACAGGCGGCGTTTATTTCGGTCAGCCCAAGGGCATTTTTACCACGGAAACGGGAGAAAAGCGGGGCGTAAATACGATGGCTTACACGGAGTCGGAAATTGACCGGATTGGCAGAGTCGCATTTGAAACGGCCCAGAAGCGTCAAGGACGGCTGTGTTCGGTAGATAAGGCGAATGTTTTGGAGGTGTCGCAATTGTGGCGCGATCGCATTTCTGCCCTCGCCTCAGAATACCCCGATATTGAACTCTCTCACCTCTACGTAGATAACGCGGCGATGCAACTTGTCCGCGCTCCCAAACAATTCGATACGATTGTGACGGGCAACCTGTTCGGCGATATTCTTTCTGATGCTGCCGCAATGCTCACGGGTAGTATTGGGATGCTGCCTTCTGCCAGTTTAGGCGCGTCTGGGCCAGGTGTATTTGAACCCGTTCACGGTTCCGCCCCCGATATTGCGGGCCAAGATAAAGCTAACCCCCTCGCCCAAGTTCTCAGCGCGGCGATGATGTTGCGTTACGGGCTGAACGAACCGGAAGCGGCCGATAAAATTGAGCAAGCGGTCTTACAAGTTTTAGATTCCGGTTATCGGACAGGCGATATTATGTCTGAGGGAATGAAGCCTGTTGGCTGTCAGGCAATGGGCGAGGCGTTATTGCAAGCGCTGTAA
- a CDS encoding SRPBCC family protein produces MTAYTSLDYKNIKPATIWAQAHCHPLMHGEILVTQRPHQNWGGAAATAQMYLPLSRQTCWQHLSDYPRWVQYCPDLTRSEILTPPTPGKPGCKRLYQVGSKNFILFSTQVEIYLQVFEISQQQIQFRLEKGSFVDFSADLLLQDHRDGTLLSYSVAATPNFPIPGMFIQQALQLELPANLRQMRQVLLNAESASFQV; encoded by the coding sequence ATGACCGCTTATACTTCACTGGACTATAAAAACATTAAACCCGCTACCATCTGGGCGCAAGCTCATTGCCATCCGCTCATGCACGGTGAAATTCTCGTTACACAGAGACCCCATCAAAATTGGGGAGGGGCAGCCGCCACTGCCCAAATGTATCTTCCCCTGTCTCGGCAAACCTGCTGGCAACACCTAAGCGACTATCCGCGCTGGGTGCAATATTGCCCAGACCTAACGCGATCCGAAATTCTCACCCCACCCACTCCAGGCAAACCGGGCTGTAAGCGTCTCTACCAAGTGGGAAGTAAAAACTTTATCTTATTTTCTACCCAGGTGGAAATTTATCTGCAAGTTTTTGAAATCTCGCAGCAGCAAATTCAGTTTCGCCTAGAAAAAGGGTCGTTTGTTGACTTTTCTGCGGATTTACTGTTACAAGACCATCGCGACGGTACCCTTCTGAGTTACTCCGTTGCGGCTACCCCCAATTTTCCGATTCCGGGAATGTTTATCCAACAAGCGCTACAGCTAGAGTTACCCGCAAATCTGCGTCAGATGCGGCAAGTTTTATTAAATGCGGAGTCCGCCAGTTTCCAGGTATGA
- a CDS encoding YihY/virulence factor BrkB family protein produces MLFHRFVRFLRHLNWATLREVIDSTLSQRLPGLAAEMAYNALLALFPALMTVISAIGLSQSLQATLFNQARLLGSLAPDEVRSLIGQLIADITTRPNRQLFSLSIIAALWIFSGAVSAAMAALDLIHRTPKNQTRPFWQSKLVSLGLTIGTILLLAIASFLVFISDWLVRLIANQSCLFEPGSECQIRVSLLNLWQLGRWPIALTIVCASFAFLYRFGPSRPHPLTPILPGAILAALSWAGLSGLFRLYVAHFGNYNRIYGTIGTIIILQLWLYLSSLVMLMGAQINVAIGKSIQRPQRLRKTQLLDLAPSPQPLNDTRNNREQDQNPDRPTWDKR; encoded by the coding sequence ATGCTATTTCATCGCTTTGTCCGGTTTTTGCGTCATCTAAATTGGGCTACCCTCCGAGAAGTTATAGACTCCACCCTCAGCCAAAGGTTGCCTGGATTAGCAGCAGAAATGGCTTACAATGCCTTGCTAGCGCTATTTCCGGCTCTGATGACGGTCATTTCAGCGATTGGGCTTTCCCAGTCCTTGCAGGCAACGCTCTTTAATCAAGCGCGTTTATTGGGTTCGCTCGCTCCTGACGAAGTGCGATCGCTCATCGGTCAACTGATCGCCGATATTACCACCCGACCCAACCGCCAACTGTTCTCCTTAAGTATTATTGCCGCCCTGTGGATTTTTTCGGGAGCCGTCAGCGCCGCAATGGCCGCCCTCGATCTGATCCACCGAACCCCCAAAAATCAGACGCGTCCCTTTTGGCAATCTAAACTCGTCTCGCTGGGTTTAACCATCGGCACCATTTTACTGTTAGCGATCGCCTCTTTTCTCGTCTTCATCAGCGACTGGTTAGTCCGCCTGATTGCCAATCAAAGTTGCCTGTTTGAACCCGGAAGCGAATGTCAAATTCGGGTCAGCCTTTTAAACCTATGGCAACTCGGACGATGGCCGATCGCCTTAACCATCGTCTGTGCCTCCTTCGCCTTCCTCTATCGCTTTGGGCCGAGTCGTCCCCATCCCCTCACCCCTATCCTACCCGGAGCCATCCTCGCCGCCCTTTCCTGGGCCGGTCTTTCAGGACTCTTTCGCCTGTATGTGGCCCATTTTGGCAACTACAACCGCATTTACGGCACCATCGGTACCATCATCATCTTGCAACTTTGGCTTTACCTCAGTTCCCTAGTCATGCTGATGGGGGCACAAATCAACGTAGCGATCGGCAAATCCATACAGCGCCCGCAACGCCTCCGCAAAACCCAACTTTTAGACCTAGCGCCAAGTCCGCAACCCCTGAACGATACCCGCAACAATCGAGAGCAAGATCAAAACCCAGATCGTCCAACCTGGGATAAACGTTAG
- a CDS encoding DUF2267 domain-containing protein: MPNEITNKNLPEIDPTEIEDSRLIIADEHRSFLEKVMVKSGLADIYDARDFTEVVFRVMRDLMTTESADRVASELHEEALPTKEKALQMEIAELWKDTNPIVGFLSRVRPPWQGPGIFKIDSDRFLFRVANEGGLPRTVDLEQAVKAVFSATKDELSDERIQEIAGWMPDYVRKMWEEA, encoded by the coding sequence ATGCCAAACGAAATAACTAATAAAAATTTGCCAGAAATCGATCCCACCGAGATTGAAGATTCTAGATTAATCATTGCCGACGAGCATCGGTCTTTCTTAGAAAAGGTAATGGTCAAAAGCGGACTTGCAGATATCTATGACGCTAGAGACTTTACTGAAGTCGTGTTTCGCGTTATGCGCGACTTAATGACCACTGAAAGCGCCGATCGCGTGGCTTCTGAACTGCATGAGGAAGCGCTACCGACTAAGGAAAAGGCACTTCAGATGGAAATTGCCGAACTTTGGAAAGATACCAATCCCATCGTCGGCTTTTTAAGTCGGGTGCGTCCGCCCTGGCAAGGTCCTGGTATCTTTAAAATTGACTCCGATCGCTTCCTATTCCGGGTCGCCAATGAAGGGGGACTCCCGCGCACTGTCGATTTAGAACAGGCGGTAAAAGCTGTTTTTTCTGCTACTAAAGATGAGCTTTCCGACGAACGCATTCAGGAAATTGCAGGTTGGATGCCTGACTACGTGCGGAAGATGTGGGAAGAAGCTTAA
- a CDS encoding Uma2 family endonuclease, producing the protein MVRFSKAQTQTPPLANGDRLSRHEFERRYAASPIPKAELVEGVVYGASPLRFESHAEPHGDLMGWLWTYKTATRGVRLGIEPTIRLDEDNEPQPDGVLLLPAQVGGKARLSEDDYIEGAPELVVEIAASSVALDLHAKKNAYRRNGVQEYLVWRVFENQIDWFSLQQGEYVALEADPSGILKSQVFPGLWLAVPALLQGEMAQVLAILQAGLNSSEHQAFVQQLRG; encoded by the coding sequence ATGGTTCGCTTCTCAAAAGCACAGACTCAAACTCCTCCTTTGGCTAATGGCGATCGCCTATCGCGTCATGAATTTGAACGTCGCTATGCTGCTTCCCCCATCCCCAAAGCCGAATTAGTTGAAGGAGTCGTTTACGGGGCATCTCCCCTCCGTTTTGAAAGTCATGCAGAACCCCACGGTGATTTAATGGGTTGGTTGTGGACTTATAAGACAGCGACTCGTGGGGTACGCTTAGGCATTGAACCCACGATCCGCCTTGATGAAGATAACGAACCGCAGCCGGATGGGGTTTTGTTGCTCCCGGCTCAGGTTGGCGGCAAGGCTCGTTTAAGCGAAGATGACTATATAGAGGGTGCGCCTGAGTTGGTGGTGGAAATTGCGGCGAGTAGCGTGGCGCTGGATCTGCACGCTAAGAAAAATGCGTATCGGCGCAATGGGGTACAAGAATATCTGGTTTGGCGAGTTTTTGAAAACCAGATAGATTGGTTCAGCTTACAGCAAGGCGAGTACGTCGCTCTAGAAGCCGATCCGAGTGGCATTCTTAAAAGTCAGGTATTTCCCGGCTTGTGGCTGGCTGTACCCGCTTTACTTCAAGGAGAGATGGCGCAGGTTCTGGCAATTTTACAAGCAGGGTTAAACTCTAGCGAACATCAAGCCTTTGTCCAGCAACTACGGGGATAA
- a CDS encoding DUF4129 domain-containing transglutaminase family protein: MAHLPETRPPSARYNPLINRLRERRSVPVPEESILLRVLVQALVIVGIIATDLAAQTQMSVWAVPLSIAGATWSWYRRRDRNIPAKFLIAIGMLGALFLFFGNLFQQLNDTRLVLAELLILLQVLHSFDLPRRADLGYSMVIGIILLGVAATLSQTLAFAPLLLLFLGIALPALVLDYRSRLGLSSDRTPSRSGTRSRWQPFKALRPLKTVFSAKQFAVLLLVTLGLGLTIFASLPRLPGYQLRTLPVTIPEQMADREFDEDSRSVSNPGYVRQGRGERDGTGEGTGGDSPETGPGAIDPTFYYGFNTQINQNLRGAMTPTVVLRIRSQAEGFWRVLAFDRYTGQGWELSREDSAVIDRPTWSYQFHLPRQPTLARRREVVQTYTVVSELPNIIPALAQPKELYFPTRQVSVDTEGALRSPLGLLEGLTYTVISDVPYRDRTQLREASTEYSQRIRDYYLQIPETVAADIREFTLEILENSERPLDSPYEQALYLAQYLKQNFSVLPELPFFSETDDLASVFLFRYRGGYVDHFSTTLTVMLRSIGIPSRLVVGFGSGEFNPFTGYYIVRNTDAHAMTEVFFPQYGWFAFDPIPGHEVIPPSVEDYQSFTVLRQFWNWVAGWLPTPMRNIITQVLSAIALFFARILGGLWRLLLSGWVGLFTALMLIVALAFLAWLGGTRFLAWRHQRQLAKLPPVERLYQQMLGTLKQQGYPKHPAQTPLEYASVWRDRLSTEVANALDGITQAYIHWRYGGREANIAQLKQHLRTIDENTQPLRQFRQRQRR, from the coding sequence ATGGCCCATTTGCCTGAAACTCGCCCTCCCTCTGCTCGCTATAATCCCCTCATCAATCGCCTGCGGGAACGCCGGTCGGTTCCAGTGCCAGAAGAGTCGATTTTATTGCGAGTTTTAGTGCAAGCACTGGTGATTGTGGGCATTATTGCTACTGATTTGGCGGCTCAAACTCAGATGAGTGTTTGGGCTGTACCTTTGAGTATTGCCGGGGCAACCTGGAGTTGGTATCGTCGGCGCGATCGCAATATTCCCGCCAAGTTTCTGATCGCGATCGGAATGCTGGGGGCGCTGTTTTTATTTTTTGGCAATCTGTTCCAGCAACTCAACGATACGCGGCTAGTTTTAGCCGAATTATTGATTCTGCTGCAAGTTCTGCATAGCTTTGATTTACCTCGGCGTGCTGACTTGGGATACTCGATGGTGATCGGGATTATCCTATTGGGGGTTGCTGCCACCCTCAGCCAAACGTTAGCCTTTGCGCCATTATTACTTTTATTTTTAGGAATTGCTTTACCCGCCTTAGTTTTAGATTATCGCTCCCGTTTGGGACTCAGCAGCGATCGCACTCCAAGTCGTTCGGGAACCCGTTCGAGATGGCAGCCTTTTAAGGCCCTTCGTCCTTTAAAAACCGTCTTCTCCGCCAAGCAGTTTGCTGTTCTGTTGTTAGTGACGTTGGGATTGGGGTTGACGATTTTTGCCTCGTTACCGCGCCTTCCAGGGTATCAATTACGCACTTTACCCGTGACGATACCGGAACAGATGGCAGATCGCGAGTTTGATGAAGATAGCCGTTCTGTAAGCAATCCCGGTTATGTGCGCCAAGGACGGGGAGAACGCGATGGGACGGGAGAAGGCACGGGGGGAGATAGTCCTGAAACGGGGCCGGGTGCAATCGATCCAACGTTTTATTACGGCTTTAATACCCAGATTAATCAAAATTTGCGGGGCGCGATGACACCCACTGTCGTGTTGCGAATTCGCTCGCAGGCGGAGGGGTTCTGGCGCGTTTTGGCCTTCGACCGTTACACGGGTCAAGGGTGGGAGTTGTCTCGCGAGGACTCAGCGGTAATCGATCGACCTACCTGGTCTTATCAGTTTCATTTACCGCGCCAACCGACCTTAGCCAGACGGCGGGAAGTGGTGCAAACTTATACGGTTGTTTCCGAGTTGCCTAATATTATTCCCGCTTTGGCTCAACCGAAAGAACTCTATTTTCCAACGCGGCAGGTGTCTGTTGATACGGAAGGCGCGTTGCGATCGCCTTTAGGCTTATTAGAAGGGCTAACCTATACGGTCATTTCTGACGTTCCCTATCGCGATCGCACCCAATTGCGAGAAGCTTCTACAGAATATTCTCAGCGCATCCGCGACTATTACTTGCAGATTCCGGAAACAGTTGCCGCCGATATCCGCGAGTTTACCTTAGAAATTTTAGAAAATTCAGAACGTCCGCTGGATTCGCCCTACGAACAGGCCCTCTATTTGGCTCAATATCTCAAACAAAATTTCAGCGTTCTGCCAGAGTTACCCTTTTTTAGCGAAACAGATGACCTAGCCAGCGTGTTTCTCTTCCGCTACCGAGGCGGCTATGTCGATCATTTTTCCACCACCCTCACAGTCATGCTACGTTCGATTGGGATTCCGTCGCGTTTAGTTGTGGGGTTTGGTTCCGGGGAGTTTAACCCGTTTACAGGCTACTACATTGTTCGCAATACTGATGCCCATGCCATGACGGAAGTGTTTTTCCCGCAGTATGGCTGGTTTGCGTTTGACCCCATTCCGGGCCATGAAGTGATTCCCCCGTCGGTGGAAGATTACCAAAGCTTTACGGTATTGCGTCAGTTTTGGAATTGGGTGGCGGGTTGGCTGCCAACTCCCATGCGGAATATTATTACCCAAGTGCTGAGTGCGATCGCGCTATTCTTCGCTCGCATCTTAGGCGGGTTGTGGCGGCTTTTACTCAGCGGTTGGGTGGGGTTATTTACGGCTCTAATGCTGATCGTTGCACTTGCATTCCTGGCTTGGCTAGGGGGAACGCGGTTTTTAGCATGGCGACACCAGCGTCAGTTAGCCAAACTTCCTCCAGTCGAACGCCTCTACCAGCAGATGCTAGGAACGCTTAAGCAGCAAGGCTACCCCAAGCATCCCGCGCAGACACCTTTGGAATATGCTAGCGTCTGGCGCGATCGCCTTTCTACAGAAGTCGCCAATGCCCTTGATGGCATAACCCAAGCTTATATCCATTGGCGCTATGGCGGACGAGAAGCTAATATCGCTCAACTCAAACAACATCTGCGAACCATTGACGAAAATACTCAACCTCTCCGCCAATTCCGCCAACGCCAGCGACGTTAA
- the hetZ gene encoding heterocyst differentiation protein HetZ gives MLRSLYFVESFGEICQSVEAIFELVFRELKQSTRASEGNCEVVAQRIAMEVSRICQESKRIQESGEVTAWAITLARHRLKQCLNYYNLGNRQGRLELHSTLSAIIYRYITPAQIPSSYQARLNLIEDFLQGFYIESWKAFGREAQLPENYRPKTILELAEYMAFVERYAKRRIPLPGRRSQQLIILRAQTFSQQQPPETSVDLESAAEGSSLDSDQNWSAGPIPEVREAMIAAQPEPPEDSLRQNVVTELISYLEERQQNDCVEYFIYRLQDLPANEIENLMNLTPRQRDYLQQRFKYHLIRFSMGSHWELVHQWLEADLDKNLGMTPQQWQSFLGELTPQQQKLLELKQQKVPESAIAQTLGCSTTQVQKQWSKLLETAWEIRNRLVSGISASTDE, from the coding sequence ATGTTAAGGTCGTTGTACTTTGTTGAATCTTTCGGGGAGATCTGCCAAAGCGTGGAGGCAATCTTTGAACTTGTATTCAGGGAACTTAAACAGTCTACCCGTGCCTCAGAAGGCAACTGCGAGGTAGTCGCGCAGCGGATCGCGATGGAAGTCAGCCGAATCTGCCAAGAAAGCAAGCGCATTCAAGAATCTGGAGAAGTGACCGCTTGGGCAATCACCTTAGCTCGGCATCGCCTCAAACAATGCTTGAACTACTACAACCTCGGCAACCGCCAGGGGCGCTTAGAACTGCATAGTACCCTCAGTGCTATTATTTATCGCTACATTACCCCAGCTCAAATCCCGTCGAGCTACCAAGCTCGGCTGAACTTGATTGAAGATTTCTTACAGGGCTTTTATATTGAATCGTGGAAAGCCTTCGGGCGCGAAGCGCAACTCCCAGAAAATTATCGCCCCAAAACGATTTTGGAACTGGCCGAATACATGGCCTTTGTCGAACGCTACGCCAAGCGTCGCATCCCCTTACCCGGCCGCCGCAGCCAACAACTGATTATTCTCCGCGCCCAAACCTTCTCGCAACAACAGCCCCCAGAAACCTCCGTTGATTTAGAGAGTGCCGCAGAAGGGTCCTCCTTAGATTCCGATCAAAACTGGAGTGCCGGCCCCATCCCAGAAGTGCGAGAAGCAATGATTGCGGCGCAACCCGAACCCCCCGAAGATAGCTTGCGCCAGAACGTGGTGACAGAACTGATTAGCTATCTCGAAGAACGCCAGCAAAACGACTGCGTAGAATACTTTATTTACCGCCTCCAAGATTTGCCCGCCAACGAAATTGAAAATCTGATGAACCTCACCCCGCGCCAGCGGGACTACTTGCAGCAGCGGTTTAAGTACCACTTAATTCGATTTTCGATGGGTTCGCATTGGGAACTGGTGCATCAATGGTTAGAGGCCGATTTAGACAAAAATCTCGGCATGACGCCGCAACAATGGCAAAGCTTTCTGGGCGAACTTACCCCGCAACAGCAGAAATTACTCGAACTCAAGCAACAAAAAGTCCCAGAAAGTGCGATCGCGCAAACTTTAGGCTGTAGCACCACCCAAGTGCAAAAGCAGTGGTCTAAACTTCTAGAGACGGCTTGGGAAATTCGTAATCGTCTAGTATCCGGAATAAGTGCATCTACCGATGAATAG
- the sds gene encoding solanesyl diphosphate synthase, which produces MTSATSLFYPVEADLRLLTENLKQLVSARHPILYAAAEYLFGTEGKRLRPAIVLLLSRATHPNQEITASHRRLAEITEMIHTASLVHDDVVDESALRRGMPTVHSSFGNRVAVLAGDFLFAQSSWYLANLDNLAVVKLLSQVIMDLAEGEIQQGLNRFDTRLSLEAYLKKSYYKTASLMANSAKAAGVLSDVSPEMSDNLYRYGRHVGLAFQIVDDILDFTASTEVLGKPAGSDLQSGNLTAPVLYAMEDNPYLEVLIEKEFTEPEDLEKAIALVKDSQGIERSRELAAHHAHQAAACLAGLPPTESRQTLIDLTDYVLSRLY; this is translated from the coding sequence ATGACCTCAGCGACCTCCCTATTCTATCCGGTGGAAGCAGACCTGCGTTTGCTAACGGAAAACCTGAAGCAGTTGGTGAGTGCGCGTCACCCCATTCTTTACGCCGCAGCAGAGTACCTTTTTGGCACTGAAGGCAAGCGACTCAGACCCGCCATTGTCCTGCTGTTATCGCGAGCAACCCATCCCAACCAAGAAATTACGGCATCGCATCGGCGACTGGCTGAAATTACCGAAATGATTCACACGGCCAGCTTAGTTCACGACGATGTAGTCGATGAGTCGGCGCTACGGCGGGGAATGCCCACAGTTCACAGTAGTTTTGGCAATCGCGTTGCGGTGCTAGCGGGCGATTTTTTGTTCGCGCAATCGTCCTGGTACCTGGCTAACCTAGACAATCTTGCGGTCGTGAAGCTCCTGTCTCAAGTGATTATGGATCTAGCGGAAGGGGAAATTCAACAAGGACTCAATCGGTTTGATACCCGCTTAAGCTTAGAAGCCTATTTGAAAAAGAGTTATTACAAGACCGCTTCCTTAATGGCAAACAGCGCGAAGGCAGCAGGGGTTCTCAGCGATGTCTCGCCGGAAATGAGCGATAACCTCTACCGCTACGGCCGCCATGTGGGATTAGCATTTCAAATCGTTGACGATATTCTTGATTTCACGGCTTCGACTGAGGTGTTGGGCAAACCCGCAGGTTCGGATCTCCAAAGCGGCAACTTGACAGCGCCCGTTTTATATGCTATGGAGGATAATCCGTATTTAGAAGTTTTGATTGAAAAAGAGTTTACTGAACCCGAAGATTTAGAAAAAGCGATCGCCCTGGTTAAAGATAGCCAAGGAATAGAGCGATCGCGAGAACTGGCTGCCCACCATGCCCACCAAGCCGCCGCCTGTTTAGCCGGTTTACCGCCCACAGAATCGCGGCAAACCCTCATAGACCTAACCGACTACGTTCTCAGCCGCTTGTACTAA
- a CDS encoding pantothenate kinase, producing the protein MTNVIHPQTVDPTWLALMIGNSRLHWALFSGKTLREAWEIDQVPVTAIERLIQQWAQGDWPEAIFPLNVREWVRQAAKAGPIPLYLASVVPAQTSIWQTYPATTIVTPDRLPLKGLYPTLGIDRALAILGAGNQLGWPVLVLDAGTALTLTGADGDRHLVGGAILPGLGLQLHALVEHTAALPIVEARSDSTLPPRWALNTADAVESGIVYTMVAGIQDFIGAWRTKFPDSAIAMTGGDSTSLLNYLQAKAPEVAAIVQPDPHLIFWGIRSVALAQLPISQ; encoded by the coding sequence GTGACTAATGTAATTCATCCCCAAACGGTTGACCCAACTTGGTTAGCACTCATGATTGGGAATTCACGACTCCACTGGGCCTTATTTTCAGGAAAAACCCTGCGGGAAGCCTGGGAGATTGACCAAGTTCCGGTGACGGCAATTGAACGACTGATTCAACAATGGGCCCAAGGCGATTGGCCAGAGGCAATTTTTCCCCTGAATGTCCGCGAATGGGTGCGTCAGGCCGCTAAGGCGGGGCCCATTCCCTTATATCTTGCTTCCGTCGTTCCGGCACAAACTTCAATTTGGCAAACTTACCCCGCTACCACGATCGTTACCCCGGATCGGCTGCCGCTCAAAGGACTATATCCCACCTTGGGTATCGATCGCGCTTTAGCGATTTTAGGGGCGGGCAACCAGTTGGGATGGCCGGTTCTAGTGCTTGATGCTGGAACTGCTTTAACGCTCACGGGGGCGGATGGCGATCGCCATTTAGTCGGGGGCGCGATTTTACCGGGCTTAGGGCTGCAATTGCACGCTTTAGTCGAACATACCGCCGCCTTACCGATTGTGGAAGCCCGCTCGGATTCGACGCTACCGCCCCGCTGGGCGCTCAATACTGCCGATGCCGTAGAAAGCGGGATTGTGTATACAATGGTGGCGGGCATTCAAGACTTTATTGGAGCTTGGCGGACCAAATTTCCCGACAGCGCGATCGCCATGACGGGAGGGGATAGCACCTCGCTGCTCAATTACCTGCAAGCCAAAGCGCCGGAAGTTGCGGCCATTGTCCAGCCCGATCCGCACCTGATCTTTTGGGGCATTCGTAGCGTTGCACTCGCTCAACTTCCCATTTCTCAATAA
- a CDS encoding alpha/beta fold hydrolase yields the protein MTIQLRHSRIRLTQGRIFWHEVGQGPVLVFLHGSWTDSSQWLPILERLGEEYHCCALDLLGFGESEAESVHYSIELETECLAEYLEALRLSEVYLIGHSIGAWIAANFAIKYPERVRGLVLLAPEGVEAPGLTRRWWKESWLMGKPPVGYWLMRSLLPIAKLLGKSGAIEENLKLRQKLIQSPAACQLLFGRRKSEIQAEYLNERLGWLTLPILLLQADRDASEVAQLSQTYGRLIKKMQLRSLPPGSLDWPQDFPEAIAQYIREFVTQVGGRETPY from the coding sequence ATGACAATACAGCTACGCCATTCTCGAATTCGGCTGACTCAAGGGAGAATTTTTTGGCATGAAGTAGGTCAGGGGCCTGTATTAGTATTTCTTCATGGTTCTTGGACAGATAGCTCCCAGTGGTTGCCCATTCTGGAACGTTTAGGGGAAGAGTATCATTGCTGCGCGCTGGACTTGTTGGGGTTTGGCGAATCGGAAGCGGAATCGGTGCATTACTCGATTGAGCTAGAAACGGAATGTTTGGCAGAATATCTAGAGGCGTTGCGACTCTCTGAAGTTTATTTAATCGGTCATTCGATTGGCGCTTGGATTGCGGCCAATTTTGCGATTAAGTATCCCGAACGGGTTCGGGGATTGGTTTTGCTCGCACCGGAAGGGGTGGAAGCACCGGGTTTAACGCGCCGGTGGTGGAAGGAGTCGTGGTTAATGGGTAAACCGCCTGTGGGTTATTGGTTGATGCGATCGCTTCTACCCATTGCGAAATTACTGGGCAAATCTGGCGCAATTGAGGAAAATCTTAAGCTACGCCAAAAACTGATCCAATCTCCGGCGGCGTGTCAGTTACTCTTCGGGCGGCGCAAAAGCGAAATTCAAGCCGAATATTTGAATGAACGTTTGGGTTGGTTAACGTTACCGATCCTGTTGCTGCAAGCGGATCGCGATGCTTCCGAGGTGGCTCAACTCAGTCAAACCTATGGACGCTTAATCAAAAAAATGCAACTGCGATCGCTCCCTCCCGGCAGCCTGGATTGGCCGCAGGATTTTCCGGAAGCGATCGCCCAATATATCCGCGAGTTTGTCACTCAAGTGGGGGGACGCGAAACGCCTTATTGA